A window of the Streptomyces sp. Ag109_O5-10 genome harbors these coding sequences:
- a CDS encoding IS110 family transposase, translated as MIDIDATGVFLGLDVGKSNHHGHGLTPAGKKVFDKGLPNGEPQLRAVFDKLKAKFGTVLVIVDQPASIGALPLTVARDAGCQVAYLPGLAMRRIADLYPGEAKTDARDAAVIADAARTMPHTLRSLELADEITAELTMLVGFDQDLAGEANRTSNRIRGLLTQFHPSLERVLGPRLDHPAITWLLERYGSPAALRKAGRRKLVEVIRPKAPRMATRLVDDVFDALDEQTVVVPGTNTLDVIVPSLAKSLTAVHEQRRALQTQIEALLEAHPLSQVLTSMPGIGVRTAAVLLTTVGDGSSFPSAAHLASYAGLAPATRQSGSSIHGEHAPRGGNRQLKRAMFLSAFAALHDPASRTYYDRCRARGKTHTQALLRLARQRINVLFAMLRDGTFYKPRTPRTA; from the coding sequence GTGATCGACATCGACGCAACGGGCGTCTTCCTCGGCCTGGACGTCGGCAAAAGCAACCATCACGGCCACGGACTCACCCCGGCCGGGAAGAAGGTCTTCGACAAAGGCCTGCCGAACGGCGAACCCCAGCTGCGGGCCGTCTTCGACAAGCTCAAGGCCAAGTTCGGCACCGTCCTGGTGATCGTGGACCAGCCCGCCTCCATCGGCGCCCTGCCGTTGACCGTCGCCCGCGACGCCGGCTGCCAGGTCGCCTACCTGCCCGGCTTGGCGATGCGCCGGATCGCCGACCTCTACCCGGGGGAGGCCAAGACCGACGCCCGCGACGCCGCTGTCATCGCCGACGCCGCCCGCACCATGCCTCACACCCTGCGCTCCCTCGAACTGGCCGACGAGATCACCGCCGAACTGACCATGCTGGTCGGCTTCGACCAGGACCTGGCCGGCGAGGCCAACCGCACCTCCAACCGCATCCGCGGCCTGCTCACCCAGTTCCACCCCAGCCTCGAACGCGTCCTCGGCCCGCGCCTGGACCACCCCGCCATCACCTGGCTGCTGGAGCGCTACGGATCCCCGGCCGCACTGCGCAAGGCAGGCCGCCGCAAACTCGTCGAGGTCATACGGCCGAAGGCCCCGCGCATGGCCACCCGGCTCGTCGACGACGTCTTCGACGCCCTCGACGAACAGACCGTCGTCGTTCCCGGGACCAACACCCTGGACGTGATCGTGCCGTCACTGGCCAAGTCGCTGACCGCCGTCCACGAACAACGCCGGGCACTGCAAACCCAGATCGAGGCCCTGCTGGAGGCCCACCCTCTTTCCCAGGTCCTGACCTCGATGCCCGGCATCGGCGTCAGGACCGCCGCAGTCCTTCTGACCACCGTCGGCGACGGCAGCTCGTTTCCGAGCGCCGCCCACCTCGCCTCCTACGCCGGCCTCGCCCCCGCCACCAGGCAGTCGGGATCCTCGATCCACGGCGAACATGCTCCGCGAGGCGGGAACCGGCAGCTCAAACGCGCGATGTTCCTGTCCGCGTTCGCCGCACTGCACGATCCCGCCTCCCGCACCTACTACGACCGCTGCCGAGCCCGCGGGAAGACCCACACCCAGGCTCTCCTTCGCCTGGCCCGCCAACGGATCAACGTGCTGTTCGCGATGCTCCGCGACGGAACCTTCTACAAACCCAGAACCCCACGGACCGCTTGA
- a CDS encoding helix-turn-helix domain-containing protein produces MDHRRDIQEFLVSRRARISPRSVGLPVTGRKRRVPGLRREEVAALAGLSIDYYIRLERGALTRASDSVLQAIARALRLDAAEQAHLIDLARAGRPSPAPRSRRTTPAAIAPQLQTVLDSLVGVAALVRSPTLDVIATNPLGRALYSVLHTDARQAPNIARFTFLNPQARQFWRDWDEVADDFIAHLRAAAGPTPHEQPLTHLVGELSTRSDAFRQLWARHDVRACVRGTKRFQHPVVGMLDLRYDLLQPNAEPGLTMITYTAEPGTVSHDNLTLLASWAASQDNDTEHDPAAPTTRTTRPPSRRD; encoded by the coding sequence ATGGACCATCGCCGTGACATTCAGGAGTTCCTGGTCTCCCGCCGGGCACGGATCAGCCCCAGGTCAGTCGGCCTGCCCGTCACCGGAAGGAAGCGGCGGGTACCCGGGCTGCGCCGCGAGGAGGTCGCCGCCTTGGCCGGGCTCAGCATCGACTACTACATCCGCCTGGAGCGCGGCGCGCTCACCCGTGCCTCCGACAGCGTCCTACAGGCCATCGCCCGCGCGCTGCGTCTGGATGCCGCCGAGCAGGCCCATCTCATCGACCTGGCACGCGCCGGCCGGCCGTCCCCCGCACCCCGTTCCCGTCGCACCACGCCTGCAGCGATCGCCCCGCAGCTGCAGACCGTCCTCGACTCCCTCGTCGGCGTCGCAGCGCTGGTGCGCAGTCCCACCCTCGATGTGATCGCCACCAACCCCCTCGGCCGGGCTCTGTACAGCGTGCTCCACACCGACGCGCGCCAGGCGCCGAACATCGCCCGGTTCACGTTCCTCAACCCTCAGGCCCGCCAGTTCTGGCGCGACTGGGACGAGGTCGCCGACGACTTCATCGCCCACTTGCGCGCCGCCGCCGGCCCCACTCCGCATGAACAGCCGCTCACCCATCTCGTGGGCGAGCTGTCCACCCGCAGCGACGCCTTCCGCCAGCTGTGGGCCCGACACGACGTGCGTGCCTGCGTCAGAGGCACGAAAAGGTTCCAGCACCCGGTCGTGGGCATGCTCGACCTGCGCTACGACCTCCTCCAACCGAACGCCGAACCCGGCCTCACCATGATCACCTACACCGCCGAGCCGGGAACGGTCTCCCACGACAACCTGACCCTGCTCGCCTCCTGGGCCGCCAGCCAGGACAACGACACCGAGCACGATCCGGCTGCCCCGACGACCCGGACCACAAGGCCGCCCTCACGGCGCGACTGA
- a CDS encoding DUF6207 family protein — translation MDWTDDEWRLAEFTQKEGPEPTDAGVDFGAAPQMWPDPFAPRTSPSPSLQWRASSCPPKRTGLVVVDVAAADEETALAFQQLLADRDHGDRAEDDTGRGRA, via the coding sequence TTGGACTGGACCGACGACGAATGGCGCCTGGCGGAGTTCACTCAGAAGGAGGGGCCGGAGCCCACCGACGCCGGCGTCGACTTCGGCGCCGCACCTCAGATGTGGCCCGACCCGTTCGCGCCGAGGACATCGCCGAGCCCATCACTACAGTGGCGGGCCTCTTCGTGCCCCCCAAAGCGAACCGGCTTGGTCGTCGTCGACGTTGCGGCCGCCGACGAGGAGACCGCGCTCGCCTTCCAGCAGCTGCTCGCCGACCGGGACCACGGCGACCGCGCAGAGGACGACACGGGACGCGGGCGAGCCTGA
- a CDS encoding PP2C family protein-serine/threonine phosphatase, giving the protein MGEESMDRSEGFGERLLGLLLDRARVMPPQLIAPLVAEEVARIGGRDVSILLQDYAQEVLVPLPGRKLHVGQPQPVAGSPAGRAFLSADVVEVVQADGRVRMYLPLLDGSDQVGVMSLTLDTVGEDDRRLLRRLAGLVADMLVTKNAYTDLFFQARRREPMSVSAEIQWSLLPPLTMTVPQVEVAGILEPAYRVAGDSFDYALNDSILHAAVIDAIGHGLDAAAMATIAIGAYRHARRVFVSLAEKYAYMDEAISQQFGPDHFATAQLMHLNIATGELELVNAGHPAPLLIRDGRVVRQLESATTLPVGFGGEEPRIRRHMLQPGDRVLCYTDGIIEEHLTGGELFGEERLIRCVNRLGQEPSQGVRADLRKLSHTLKEERGGCTSDDATLFMIEWHGGAADHLAALD; this is encoded by the coding sequence ATGGGCGAGGAGAGCATGGACCGGTCGGAGGGTTTCGGGGAAAGGCTGCTCGGCCTGCTGCTGGACCGGGCGCGGGTGATGCCGCCCCAGCTGATCGCCCCGCTGGTCGCGGAGGAGGTGGCAAGGATCGGCGGTCGTGACGTGTCCATCCTCCTCCAGGACTACGCGCAGGAGGTGCTCGTGCCGCTTCCGGGCAGGAAGCTGCACGTGGGCCAGCCGCAGCCGGTTGCCGGCTCTCCCGCCGGCCGGGCCTTCCTGAGTGCGGACGTCGTCGAGGTGGTGCAGGCCGACGGCCGCGTGCGGATGTATCTGCCGTTGCTGGACGGCAGCGACCAGGTAGGGGTGATGTCCCTGACCCTGGACACGGTAGGTGAAGACGACCGGCGCCTGCTGCGCCGGCTCGCGGGCCTGGTCGCCGACATGCTGGTCACCAAGAATGCCTACACCGACCTGTTCTTCCAGGCCCGTCGCCGGGAGCCTATGAGCGTGTCCGCTGAGATCCAGTGGAGCCTGCTGCCACCACTGACGATGACTGTGCCGCAGGTCGAGGTGGCCGGCATCCTGGAGCCTGCCTACCGCGTCGCCGGCGACAGTTTCGACTACGCCCTCAACGACAGCATCCTGCACGCAGCCGTGATCGATGCCATAGGCCACGGCCTGGACGCCGCCGCGATGGCGACCATCGCCATCGGTGCCTACCGGCACGCCCGGCGCGTGTTCGTCAGCCTGGCCGAGAAGTACGCGTACATGGACGAGGCCATCTCCCAGCAGTTCGGACCCGACCACTTCGCCACCGCGCAGCTCATGCACCTCAATATCGCCACCGGAGAGCTGGAACTGGTCAACGCCGGCCACCCCGCGCCCCTGCTGATCCGTGACGGCCGGGTCGTGCGGCAGCTGGAGAGCGCGACGACACTGCCCGTCGGCTTCGGCGGCGAGGAGCCCCGCATCAGGCGGCACATGCTCCAGCCAGGCGACCGGGTGCTGTGCTACACCGACGGCATCATTGAGGAGCACCTCACCGGCGGGGAGCTGTTCGGCGAGGAACGCCTCATCCGTTGCGTCAACCGCCTGGGACAGGAGCCGTCACAGGGGGTGCGGGCGGATCTGCGCAAGCTCTCCCACACGCTGAAAGAGGAACGGGGCGGGTGTACCAGCGACGACGCCACGCTCTTCATGATCGAGTGGCACGGTGGCGCCGCCGACCACCTCGCGGCCCTTGACTGA